The Cardiocondyla obscurior isolate alpha-2009 linkage group LG25, Cobs3.1, whole genome shotgun sequence genome has a segment encoding these proteins:
- the LOC139111867 gene encoding uncharacterized protein has protein sequence MSIEKGETNADKFAVITEYVLQKFEEACDRKTIIHDMNLRLWALKAKDQVDLPEFKASKWWIWKFKNVHRIVSRKIKTFKTRVTLESIENVRDIAESFVSNVKSSISVIGVEFYNADESGFNLEIHSGRTLAKIGIKTVEATVQSVSATTHSYTIMPIISASGSLLSPLYLVLKESTGTFGPRVKEFLFRLVNIYIHASKSGKLTSEHFKTWFSEVYLPSTGRKSMLLLDSWTGHCPSQLQQLIPKEKEVQFATILKKTTGMIQLLDVFGFRIWKNFVRTFSNNVIFQERDVNLHSRNEIIKLQSLTHNQC, from the coding sequence ATGAGTATAGAGAAAGGTGAAACAAATGCAGACAAATTTGCAGTTATAACGGAATATGTACTGCAAAAGTTTGAAGAAGCTTGTGATAGAAAAACTATTATACATGATATGAATTTAAGATTATGGGCCTTGAAAGCAAAGGATCAAGTGGATTTACCTGAATTTAAGGCAAGTAAATGGTGGATTTGGAAATTTAAGAATGTACATAGAATTGTTTCCCGTAAGATAAAAACATTCAAGACGCGAGTTACGCTTGAAAGTATAGAAAATGTACGAGATATCGCAGAATCGTTTGTTTCAAACGTAAAATCTAGCATTTCAGTTATTGgagttgaattttataatgcagATGAGAGTGGCTTCAACCTTGAAATACATTCTGGGCGAACATTGGCGAAAATAGGAATAAAAACAGTTGAAGCAACGGTTCAATCAGTATCTGCTACGACACACAGTTACACTATAATGCCGATTATTTCAGCAAGTGGAAGTCTTCTTTCACCATTATACTTGGTTTTAAAGGAATCTACTGGAACATTTGGTCCAAGAGtgaaagaatttcttttccgTCTAGTTAACATCTATATTCATGCATCGAAATCAGGGAAACTTACATCTGAACATTTTAAAACTTGGTTTAGCGAAGTGTACCTACCGAGTACTGGTCGTAAAAGCATGCTACTACTTGACTCGTGGACGGGACACTGTCCAAGCCAGTTACAGCAATTGAttccaaaagaaaaagaagtacaATTTGCAACCATCCTAAAAAAGACGACAGGTATGATTCAACTTTTAGATGTGTTTGGATTCCggatttggaaaaattttgtacgcacattttcaaataatgtaattttccaAGAGAGAGATGTCAATTTGCATTCccgtaatgaaataataaagttgCAATCACTAACGCACAATCAGTGTTAG